One window of Papaver somniferum cultivar HN1 chromosome 9, ASM357369v1, whole genome shotgun sequence genomic DNA carries:
- the LOC113313445 gene encoding phosphoserine aminotransferase 2, chloroplastic-like, which yields MAMAATSSNSLLLKNPNLPSNGFSLKNPTTKLTFPSNHFTAQTRLNKSISITCAATQTKDLSTNNSTTPSQDRVFNFAAGPATLPENVLKKAESELVNWRNSGMSVMEMSHRGKDFVSIIEKAESDLRTLLNIPSDYAVLFLQGGATTQFASIPLNLCNPNDSVDYIVTGSWGDKAFKEAQKYCKPNVIWSGKSEKYTKIPSFDDLKQNPDAKYLHICANETIHGVEFKDYPTPKNKDGILIADMSSNFCSKPVDVSKFGIIYAGAQKNVGPSGVTIVIIRKDLIGNAQEITPVMLDYKIHAENNSLYNTPPCYGIYMCGLVFEDLVNQGGLVEVEKRNMKKAEILYNAIDGSGGFYRCPVEKSVRSLMNVPFTLEKSELEAEFIKEATKEKMVQLKGHRSVGGMRASIYNAMPLPGVEKLVAFMKNFQSRHA from the coding sequence ATGGCAATGGCAGCAACATCTTCAAACTCACttcttctcaaaaaccctaatcttCCCTCAAATGGTTTCTCGCTAAAAAACCCAACAACCAAACTCACCTTCCCATCTAACCATTTCACAGCTCAAACTCGTTTAaacaaatcaatctcaatcacCTGTGCAGCAACTCAAACTAAAGAtctctcaacaaacaattctACAACCCCATCTCAAGATCGAGTTTTCAATTTCGCAGCAGGACCAGCAACTCTTCCCGAAAATGTTTTAAAGAAAGCTGAATCTGAACTTGTCAATTGGAGAAATTCTGGCATGAGCGTTATGGAAATGAGTCACAGAGGTAAAGATTTCGTTTCGATTATTGAAAAAGCCGAATCAGATCTACGAACCCTATTgaatattccttcagattatgCTGTTTTGTTCTTACAAGGAGGTGCAACTACCCAGTTTGCTTCTATTCCTTTGAACCTTTGTAACCCTAATGACTCTGTTGATTATATTGTTACTGGATCTTGGGGTGATAAAGCTTTCAAAGAAGCTCAAAAGTATTGTAAACCTAATGTGATTTGGTCTGGGAAATCTGAAAAGTATACAAAAATTCCATCTTTTGATGATTTGAAACAAAACCCAGATGCTAAGTATTTGCATATTTGTGCCAATGAGACTATTCATGGTGTTGAATTCAAAGATTACCCAACACCCAAGAACAAAGATGGGATTTTGATTGCAGATATGTCTTCTAATTTCTGTTCTAAACCTGTCGATGTATCGAAATTTGGGATAATTTACGCCGGAGCGCAGAAAAATGTTGGTCCTTCAGGGGTTACTATTGTGATTATTAGGAAGGATCTTATTGGTAATGCACAAGAGATTACACCAGTGATGCTTGATTATAAGATCCATGCTGAAAACAATTCATTGTATAATACTCCACCCTGTTATGGAATTTATATGTGTGGATTGGTCTTCGAGGACCTCGTGAACCAAGGTGGTTTGGTTGAGGTTGAGAAGAGAAATATGAAGAAGGCAGAGATTCTTTATAATGCTATTGATGGGAGTGGAGGGTTTTACAGATGCCCAGTTGAGAAATCAGTTAGATCGTTAATGAATGTACCATTTACTTTGGAGAAGTCAGAGCTTGAAGCTGAGTTCATTAAGGAAGCTACCAAAGAAAAGATGGTTCAGTTGAAGGGTCATAGATCAGTTGGAGGAATGCGAGCTTCCATCTATAATGCAATGCCGTTACCAGGAGTTGAGAAATTGGTTGCTTTTATGAAGAATTTCCAGTCTAGGCATGCTTGA
- the LOC113313447 gene encoding histone-lysine N-methyltransferase SUVR3-like, whose protein sequence is MSRESKKTCSAEEEDNKSFIECAEFVLPWLSPRELASISLTCKTLNSLSKSITIRRVSDASRNLEKNPIPFINTIDSEPYSYFIYTFSQIFSSPCLSQSWGTNPKRNVSSSVSLMKFGSNVTSLMSDSTSGCVCKNCSEDTNGDIRCPCSKLKPLSLSNMGSDSSELGLMTECGPSCDCGVECKNRLTQRGVSVQVRIGKDARKGWSLYSAQFVPRGEFVCEYAGELLTTQEARKRQKKYDDIASTSQFGSALLVVREHLPSGNACLRVNIDATRVGNAARFINHSCDGGNLSTVLVRGSGALFPRLCFFASRDILDGEELAFSYGEPMLKQNGLKCFCGSSCCLGALPSEET, encoded by the exons ATGTCGAGAGAATCCAAAAAAACTTGTTCTGCTGAAGAGGAGGACAACAAGAGCTTCATCGAGTGTGCAGAATTTGTGCTTCCATGGCTATCTCCTAGAGAGTTAGCTTCAATTTCATTAACTTGTAAAACCCTTAATTCATTATCAAAATCAATTACCATTAGAAGAGTTTCAGATGCTTCTAGAAATCTTGAAAAAAACCCGATTCCTTTTATCAACACTATAGATTCCGAACCTTACTCTTATTTCATTTACACTTTCTCTCAAATCTTTTCTTCTCCTTGTTTATCTCAATCATGGGGAACGAACCCTAAAAGAAACGTTTCGAGTTCGGTTTCGTTGATGAAATTTGGATCGAATGTGACGAGTTTAATGTCGGATAGTACTTCTGGTTGTGTTTGTAAGAATTGTTCAGAAGATACCAATGGAGATATCCGGTGCCCATGTTCGAAATTGAAACCCTTGTCATTGTCTAATATGGGTTCAGATTCTTCAGAATTAGGGCTGATGACTGAGTGCGGACCGAGTTGTGATTGTGGAGTGGAGTGTAAGAATCGGTTGACTCAAAGAGGAGTTTCCGTTCAAGTGAGAATTGGCAAAGATGCGAGGAAAGGTTGGAGTTTGTACTCAGCTCAGTTTGTTCCTCGCGGGGAGTTTGTATGTGAGTATGCAG GTGAACTGTTGACTACCCAAGAAGCTAGAAAGCGGCAAAAGAAATATGATGACATTGCATCAACTAGTCAGTTTGGTTCTGCACTTCTTGTTGTGAGAGAGCACCTCCCATCTGGAAATGCATGCTTACGAGTAAACATAGACGCAACTAGAGTTGGCAATGCTGCACGGTTCATCAACCATTCCTGTGACGGTGGCAACTTGTCAACGGTTTTGGTTCGGGGTTCTGGAGCTTTGTTCCCCCGGCTTTGCTTCTTCGCTTCCAGAGACATACTAGATGGTGAAGAGCTTGCTTTTAGCTATGGGGAACCGATGCTCAAGCAAAATGGACTCAAGTGTTTCTGTGGAAGCTCTTGTTGCTTAGGAGCTCTGCCTTCGGAGGAAACTTAA
- the LOC113313448 gene encoding LOB domain-containing protein 20-like — protein sequence MDEHQGDDNSGMPPPEGTRRGGMGKRVAPPFSSATSAPCGACKFLRRKCISGCIFAPYFGSDQGAARFAAVHKVFGASNVSKLLLHIPLNQRHDAVITISYEAQARLSDPIYGCVSTILALQQQVASLQAELSMVQSQLLSSRLAVANALQSSQQQQQVAVLQPAYSNNSSSSNNLVNLTSTFPSNFDLTGETVPSGSLINKTFQQSVPPIQDEEEDEEESRHPVIFTNQILNRK from the exons ATGGATGAGCATCAAGGTGATGACAACTCTGGCATGCCACCACCCGAGGGTACCCGACGTGGTGGCATGGGTAAACGTGTTGCACCCCCTTTCTCATCAGCTACTAGTGCACCGTGTGGAGCATGCAAGTTCTTGCGGAGGAAATGCATCAGTGGTTGTATATTTGCGCCTTACTTTGGATCAGATCAAGGTGCAGCTCGCTTTGCTGCTGTACACAAGGTTTTTGGCGCTAGTAATGTTTCCAAGCTGTTATTGCATATACCTTTGAATCAGCGACATGATGCAGTCATTACCATATCATATGAAGCTCAAGCAAGGTTATCTGATCCAATATATGGATGTGTTTCTACCATACTTGCTTTGCAACAACAG GTGGCATCGTTGCAAGCGGAACTCTCCATGGTGCAGTCACAGCTTCTCAGTAGTAGGCTGGCAGTTGCAAATGCACTTCAAAGTTCTCAGCAACAACAGCAGGTTGCAGTGTTGCAGCCAGCCTATTCGAACAACTCATCTTCCTCCAACAACCTAGTTAACTTGACTAGTACCTTCCCATCAAACTTCGATCTCACTGGTGAAACAGTTCCCTCAGGGAGTTTGATCAACAAGACATTCCAGCAGTCTGTGCCGCCAATTcaagatgaggaggaggatgaagaAGAGAGCAGGCATCCTGTCATTTTCACAAACCAGATACTAAACAGGAAGTAG